A segment of the Fusobacterium ulcerans genome:
ATCTAAGTTGATAAGTCTTTTTGAAGTAAAATCGTTTTTATCAAGAGCTTGAGCACCTATAAGCCCAACTTCTTCACATACTGTAAAAACACATTCAAGGGCAGGGTGTTTTAAAGTTTTATCAGCAAGAACAGCCATTGTCAAAGCAGCTCCAACACCATCATCAGCTCCTAGAGTAGTTCCCTTTGCTCTTACAAAGCCATCTTCTATATATAATTTTAAAGAATCTTTTTCAAAATCAAAATCACAGTCTCCATTTTTTTCACAAACCATATCTATATGGGATTGAAGAATAATTGCAGGATGATCCTCATATCCTTCACTTGCAGGTTTGTAGATTATGACATTGTATAATTTGTCTTGTTTTACTTTTAGTCCTAAGTTCCCAGCAAATTTTACAAGATAGTCACTTAATTCTTTTTCATTGTGTGAACCATGAGGAATTCTAGAAATATCCTCAAAATATTTTTGGTGTGGCAGGTATTCATTTAAAACATAATTCATTTTTACTCCTCCCGTATTTTCAAAGTCTTATGTAATTATTACCCCAAAATATCATTTTTAGCAAGAGATATTTTGATTTTTTTTAAATATTAAGGTATATATATAAGTGAGAACATAAAATATGAGCAGGGAGGATAAAAATGGATTATACATCAATGAAGTGGAATAAAGAAAGTTATAAAGAGTTTATTAGTGAATTAAAGGGAATGCAGGACGAAAAATATAGAGAATTTCATAATAAAATAATTGGAGCAGAGGTTGAAGTTATTGGATTAAGAAGTCCAGTGGTGAAAGATATAGCTAAGACAATAGCCAAAGGAGACTGGCAAGGATTTCTTGCTCAGAAAAAGGGGAAGTACTATGAAGAAACTACTCTAAGAGGTCAGGTAATAGGCTTTGCCAAAGCAGATAAAGAGATAATAAAAGAGTATATAGAAAAATTTACTGATGAAATAAATAACTGGGGAGTGTGTGACAGTTTTATTGGTAATTTGAAAATAATAAAAAAAGAGAAAGAATATTTTTATCCAATGGTTAAAAAAATGGCAGAATCTAAAGATCAATGGAAGATAAGATTTGGACTTATAACCCTCATGTCTTATTATATAGAAAAGGAATATTTAGATGAAATATTTGAGATGTGTTCAAAGGTAGAAAATAAAGAATATTATGTGCAGATGGGTCAGGCATGGCTTGTTTCTACATTGTTTATAAAATTCAGAGATGAAACTTTAGAATACTTGAAAGATAATTCTTTGGATAAATGGACGCAGAATAAGGCTATTCAGAAAATAAGAGAGTCATTCAGAGTGAGTGAAGAAGATAAAGAACTGGTAAAGAGTTTAAAGAAATAGTTTTTGGGAGGCAGCATCATGTTTCATAAAATAGATATGGAAACTTGGGAAAGGAAAGAATATTATCATTATTACATAAATTTTATAAAATCTAAATATAATCTTAATGTTGATATGGATATAACAAAACTTTTAAAATTAGTGAAAGAAAAGAAATTAAAATTTTATCCTACAATTATTTATGCAGTTATGAGGGGAATAAATAAAAATAGAGAATTTAGAATGAGCTATGATAAAGAGGGAAATTTAGGGTATTGGGATTATTGCAATCCCTCTTATACCATTTTCCATGAAGATGACAAGACTTTTTCAGATATATGGAGTGAGTATTCAGAAGATTTTTCTATTTTTTATTCTAATGTGATAAATGATATGGAAAAATATAAAGATGTAAAAGGAATAAAAGGCAAGCCTGGACGAGGGGATAATTTTTCTCCAGTCTCTTCTATACCATGGCTGAGCTTTACAGGTTACAGCAATGATACTTACAGCGAATCAAATATGCTTTTTCCTGTAACTGTATTTGGAAAATATTATGAAAGAGATGGGAAAATACTTCTTCCATTTTCTGTCTTTGCTACTCATGCAGTGGCTGATGGATACCATACTTGTAAATTAATAAATGATATTCAGGAAATAGTTTTAGATGTAGAAAATTGGCTGAATATGTAAAAAAAGAGTGATAAGAAAGCTAGATTGAATTTTAGAAATTTGGAAATTAGAAAGGTTTGTGTAATTAATGAAGTAAGTAAAACGTGAAAAACAGTATGTCTGAACGTAGTGAGTTTACTGTTTTTAGTTTTATGAACAAAATTAATAACAAGCCTTTCTACTGGAAAAGTTCTAAAATTATATTTCTACTTTAATCACTCTTTTTATCTATAATAATGAAAGTTTTTTATAATTATTTTTCTTTTACACAAAGAACATGATAAACGCCATCGATTACATGAGTTCCTTCAGTTTCATGTTCAAATCCTGGGAATGCTTTGTCCCATAGAGATAATGCTTTTAGATATTTAATTTGAGGACTGTTTTCGTCTCCAAAGTTTTCTCCAGACATAAGCATTGGGATACCAGGTGGATAAGGGATAACAGAGTTGGCTGTTACTCTTCCAACTAATTTATCAGCTGGAACTAATTCAACCTCTTGACTTACAATTTTGTTATAAGCTTCTCTTGGAAGCATTTCAGATTTAGGAAGAGTTGAA
Coding sequences within it:
- a CDS encoding DNA alkylation repair protein — encoded protein: MDYTSMKWNKESYKEFISELKGMQDEKYREFHNKIIGAEVEVIGLRSPVVKDIAKTIAKGDWQGFLAQKKGKYYEETTLRGQVIGFAKADKEIIKEYIEKFTDEINNWGVCDSFIGNLKIIKKEKEYFYPMVKKMAESKDQWKIRFGLITLMSYYIEKEYLDEIFEMCSKVENKEYYVQMGQAWLVSTLFIKFRDETLEYLKDNSLDKWTQNKAIQKIRESFRVSEEDKELVKSLKK
- a CDS encoding chloramphenicol acetyltransferase, yielding MFHKIDMETWERKEYYHYYINFIKSKYNLNVDMDITKLLKLVKEKKLKFYPTIIYAVMRGINKNREFRMSYDKEGNLGYWDYCNPSYTIFHEDDKTFSDIWSEYSEDFSIFYSNVINDMEKYKDVKGIKGKPGRGDNFSPVSSIPWLSFTGYSNDTYSESNMLFPVTVFGKYYERDGKILLPFSVFATHAVADGYHTCKLINDIQEIVLDVENWLNM